In Pseudomonas deceptionensis, a single window of DNA contains:
- a CDS encoding DMT family transporter codes for MSISRRATDAFALQVMLGLCLIWGVQQVIIKIAAPDIAPVMQAAARSGISALLVGLLICWKGGWNQVPATWRGGLLAGSLFGLEFFFISEGLQLTSAAHMSVFLYTAPIFTALGINWLLPSERLRPLQWLGIFLAFIGIAFSFAGGMSFADMDRNMLLGDAYGILAGMAWGATTVVVRGSRLSEAPVTLTLFYQLIVGFVGLLVIAAASGQISHISLTTVAVASVLFQGLVVSFFSYLVWFWLLKRYLASNLAVFSFMTPLFGVTFGVLVLHEPLSINFVVGAICVLLGITFVSAEQWVRRKVRALLGS; via the coding sequence ATGAGTATTTCGCGGCGAGCAACGGATGCTTTCGCTCTGCAAGTCATGCTGGGCCTGTGCCTGATCTGGGGCGTGCAACAGGTAATAATCAAGATCGCGGCGCCGGACATCGCACCCGTGATGCAGGCGGCCGCACGCTCCGGCATTTCGGCGCTGCTGGTGGGGCTGTTGATTTGCTGGAAGGGCGGCTGGAACCAGGTGCCCGCCACCTGGCGCGGTGGCTTGCTGGCCGGCAGCCTGTTCGGCCTGGAGTTCTTCTTTATCTCCGAAGGGCTACAACTGACCAGTGCCGCGCATATGTCGGTATTCCTTTATACCGCACCTATTTTCACCGCTCTGGGGATTAACTGGTTATTGCCCAGCGAGCGCTTGCGGCCATTGCAATGGCTGGGAATTTTTCTCGCGTTTATAGGGATCGCCTTCTCCTTTGCCGGCGGTATGTCGTTTGCAGACATGGATCGCAATATGCTGCTGGGCGATGCCTACGGGATTCTGGCCGGCATGGCCTGGGGCGCGACCACGGTAGTGGTGCGTGGCTCCAGGCTGTCCGAGGCGCCGGTGACGCTGACCTTGTTCTATCAACTGATTGTCGGCTTCGTCGGCTTGCTGGTCATCGCTGCGGCCAGTGGCCAGATCAGTCATATCAGCCTGACCACCGTCGCGGTGGCCAGCGTGCTGTTTCAGGGGCTGGTGGTGTCGTTCTTCAGCTACCTGGTGTGGTTCTGGCTGCTCAAGCGCTACCTGGCTTCCAACCTGGCGGTGTTCTCGTTTATGACGCCGCTGTTCGGCGTGACGTTCGGTGTGCTGGTGCTGCACGAGCCCTTGAGCATCAACTTTGTTGTGGGCGCCATTTGTGTGTTGCTGGGCATCACGTTTGTCAGCGCGGAGCAGTGGGTGCGTCGCAAAGTGCGCGCTCTGCTGGGCAGTTGA
- a CDS encoding DUF2177 family protein, protein MRKAVWAYIGALVAFLVLDGLWLGVLMSSTYKELLGSLMLEQPKWGPAIVFYLLYVLGVVFFVVMPALARGSARRAALAGAFFGLVAYGTYDMTNWATLQGWSAQLALMDMAWGGLLTCLAALSGYWAARKLAS, encoded by the coding sequence ATGAGAAAAGCAGTGTGGGCGTATATCGGTGCGTTGGTGGCTTTTCTGGTGCTCGACGGCCTGTGGCTGGGCGTGCTCATGAGCTCTACCTATAAAGAGCTGCTGGGCTCGCTGATGCTGGAGCAGCCCAAGTGGGGGCCCGCCATCGTGTTCTATCTGTTGTACGTGCTGGGCGTGGTGTTCTTTGTCGTGATGCCGGCCCTGGCCCGTGGCAGCGCGCGAAGAGCAGCGCTGGCCGGCGCGTTCTTCGGGTTGGTGGCCTATGGCACCTATGACATGACCAACTGGGCGACGCTGCAAGGCTGGTCTGCCCAGTTGGCGTTGATGGATATGGCGTGGGGCGGGTTATTGACCTGCCTTGCAGCCTTGTCGGGTTATTGGGCGGCACGCAAGCTGGCGTCCTGA
- a CDS encoding CvfB family protein produces MALIGRYNSLQVVKHTNFGLYLDGGADGEILLPNRYIPKDIPSEDEDWLNVFVYLDSEDKLLATTETPKVQVGEFASLKVVEVNSIGVFLDWGLPKDLLLPYSEEKRQMTAGEYVVVHVYLDKHTRRITATARLDRYLDKTPANYQVGQEVDLLVAEATDMGFKAVINNKHWGLIHKNEIFKFMRAGKQEKGFIKEVRADGKISLSLQPVGQEASSSLNSKILSKLRDNNGVLAVSDKSAPEVISNLFGVSKGNFKKAIGALYKEGKIAIHADRIELI; encoded by the coding sequence ATGGCTTTAATCGGTCGCTACAACAGTTTGCAAGTGGTTAAACATACGAATTTTGGTTTGTATTTAGACGGTGGGGCGGACGGCGAAATCCTGTTGCCCAATCGTTATATTCCCAAAGATATTCCCAGCGAAGATGAAGACTGGCTCAACGTCTTTGTTTATTTGGACAGTGAAGACAAATTACTTGCCACCACTGAAACACCAAAAGTTCAGGTGGGTGAGTTCGCCAGTCTTAAAGTGGTAGAAGTTAATAGTATCGGTGTGTTCCTCGATTGGGGGCTGCCGAAAGATTTGCTCTTGCCGTATTCCGAAGAAAAACGCCAGATGACCGCCGGCGAATATGTCGTGGTGCACGTCTACCTCGACAAGCACACGCGTCGTATCACCGCGACTGCGCGTCTTGACCGTTATCTGGACAAAACCCCGGCCAATTACCAGGTGGGCCAGGAAGTTGATCTGTTGGTGGCCGAAGCCACGGACATGGGCTTCAAAGCCGTGATCAACAACAAGCACTGGGGCTTGATCCACAAGAATGAAATCTTCAAGTTCATGCGTGCGGGCAAGCAAGAGAAAGGCTTCATCAAGGAAGTTCGCGCAGACGGCAAGATCAGCCTGAGCCTGCAGCCGGTTGGCCAGGAAGCTTCCAGCAGCCTGAACTCGAAAATCCTCAGCAAGCTGCGAGACAACAACGGCGTGCTGGCGGTCAGCGATAAAAGCGCGCCAGAAGTGATCAGCAACCTGTTCGGCGTCAGCAAGGGCAACTTCAAAAAGGCCATCGGCGCGCTGTACAAGGAAGGCAAGATTGCAATCCACGCAGATCGTATCGAACTGATCTGA
- a CDS encoding TorF family putative porin yields the protein MLTRALLLAGTVLASTIVDAQIFSRELGNFDLKLATQPSRSMAQGLVKPTTPGSTFHGGLDLTHDSGWYVGQWAPTMGIRPGSNLEVDSYLGYKHPFDQTLGYELGLIHYSYPKLDSLDSQQFFAGLTVLGTRFGAAFSNDPDRRDSTLFADLGLNQPFGIGVSMKYTTHQLGTPVSIADGSSVHAFNDWSVKLSRPWMGIDLNLIYSDSSLDGMECSAYSGQNAQCDGLLTFKAERTFY from the coding sequence ATGCTCACACGGGCTTTACTGCTGGCCGGTACGGTACTCGCCAGCACCATTGTGGATGCACAGATATTTTCCCGGGAACTGGGGAATTTCGATCTCAAACTGGCCACACAGCCGAGCCGCAGCATGGCGCAAGGCCTGGTCAAGCCCACCACCCCTGGCTCGACCTTCCATGGCGGCCTGGACCTCACCCATGACAGCGGCTGGTATGTCGGCCAATGGGCGCCCACCATGGGGATCAGACCTGGCAGCAATCTCGAAGTCGACTCCTACCTGGGCTACAAGCACCCTTTCGACCAGACCTTGGGCTATGAACTGGGCCTGATCCATTACAGCTATCCCAAACTCGACTCGCTCGACAGCCAACAATTCTTTGCCGGCCTCACGGTACTGGGTACGCGCTTTGGCGCCGCCTTCAGCAACGACCCGGACCGGCGCGACAGCACACTGTTTGCCGATTTGGGACTCAACCAGCCCTTCGGCATCGGGGTGAGCATGAAGTACACCACTCACCAGCTGGGCACGCCCGTATCCATCGCAGATGGCAGCAGCGTACACGCGTTCAATGACTGGTCGGTCAAGCTGTCACGGCCCTGGATGGGCATCGACCTGAACCTGATCTACAGCGACTCCAGCCTCGACGGCATGGAGTGCTCGGCCTATTCAGGACAGAACGCCCAGTGTGATGGCCTGTTGACGTTCAAGGCGGAACGGACTTTTTACTGA